Below is a genomic region from Xylophilus sp. GW821-FHT01B05.
CAGCCAGCCGGCAGCGATCATGCGTTTCACGAGCGGCGGGCAGGCCGCGCGCGGCTCGTTCGTGACACCGTGCATGGCCTCGCACAGCAGCTTCTGCGTGTCCATGCCAACCAAGTCGAGCAGCTCCAACGGGCCCATCGCGTAGCCCATGCCGGTCTTGATGGCCAGGTCGATGTCGGCGGCCTCGGCCACGCCCTGCTCCACCAGGCGGATCGCGTCGTTGTTGAACGGGATCAGGAAGTAGTTCAGCACGAAGCCGGGTGTGTCCTGCGTCTTCACGGGCTTCTGGCCCAGGCTCTCGCAGACGCCCCAGGCGCGCTGGAAAGTCTCCTCGCTGGTCGCCAGGCCTGGCGACATCTCCACCAGCTTCATCAACTGCGCCGGCAGGCAGAAGTGCATGCCGACGAAGCGGTCCGGCCGGCCGCAGCCACCGGCGATCTCGGTGATGCTGATGGTCGAGGTGTTGCTGGCGAAGATGGTCTCGGGCTTGCAGATGGTGTTGAGCTTGCTGAACAAGTCGTGCTTGACCGGCAGGCTCTCGAAGACGGCCTCGATGACGAGGTCGCAGTCAGCAAAGTGTTCGAGATTGGTCGTGCCGCTCCAGGCGGCCATGATCTCGGGCAGCTTGTCGGCGGCCAGCTTGCCCCGCTCC
It encodes:
- a CDS encoding 3-hydroxyacyl-CoA dehydrogenase family protein: MSEIKTIGIAGAGTMGAGIAIVCARAGFKTRMFDLKQEAVDRARSQTEGFLKKSVERGKLAADKLPEIMAAWSGTTNLEHFADCDLVIEAVFESLPVKHDLFSKLNTICKPETIFASNTSTISITEIAGGCGRPDRFVGMHFCLPAQLMKLVEMSPGLATSEETFQRAWGVCESLGQKPVKTQDTPGFVLNYFLIPFNNDAIRLVEQGVAEAADIDLAIKTGMGYAMGPLELLDLVGMDTQKLLCEAMHGVTNEPRAACPPLVKRMIAAGWLGKKSGHGFHVYKDSKMYGA